Proteins encoded in a region of the Flavobacterium sp. PMTSA4 genome:
- a CDS encoding TonB-dependent receptor plug domain-containing protein: MKKTFLFFALLFFTYSFSQEELEEVKVKATKKGITKSLKGTSNTTLVTSKELLKAACCNLAESFETNPSIDVNFSDALTGTKQIKMLGLTSPYIMITEENIPSVRGASQAYGMSFTPGTWVESIQITKGAGSVVNGYESISGQINTELLKPMDDIPFFLNAYGDNSSRFELNTHFNKKLNDKWATSLLVHGNGRFGENDMNNDGFLDNPKGKQLNVTNRWQYSNQETGWVSFLNARFMHDEKLSGEMHFDPDRDKLTTNHWGSEINTERLDLASKIGYVFKDLPFQSIGFQNAFTWHNQQSYYGLNQYDIKQQSFYSNLIFNSIISNTRNKFSTGLNFALDNYTEFVNLNDVSRMDNSVGAFFEYTYDDNDKFSYILGGRIDNHNRLGAFFTPRLHVKYNVLKNSVLRLSAGRGKRAANIFAENQTLFASSRQFSVLDTNGKIYGLNPEIAWNYGVSFTQKFKIFSKNADVTLDFYRTDFQNQAVVDVMNSPQQVLFYNLKGKSFANSLQFDFNIELMKHLNVRTAYKYYDIATDYLSGTFQRPLQAKHRLFANVEYETHILDKGQQWKFDFTTNWLGKQQLPYTASNPEEDRFPEFSPSFAVMNFQVTRTFSSTFEMYIGGENIGNYRQDKAILGSDNPFGTNFDASIVYAPVFGNMYYAGLRFKIK, translated from the coding sequence ATGAAAAAAACATTTCTATTCTTTGCTTTGTTGTTTTTCACTTATTCATTTTCACAAGAAGAGCTTGAAGAAGTTAAAGTTAAAGCAACAAAAAAAGGAATAACAAAATCCTTAAAAGGAACTTCAAACACAACATTGGTTACTAGTAAAGAGTTACTAAAAGCAGCGTGTTGTAATTTGGCCGAAAGTTTTGAAACCAATCCATCAATTGATGTGAATTTCTCGGACGCTTTGACTGGAACGAAGCAAATTAAAATGTTAGGATTAACAAGTCCATACATTATGATTACTGAAGAAAACATTCCTTCAGTTCGTGGCGCATCACAAGCTTATGGAATGTCTTTCACACCAGGAACTTGGGTTGAAAGCATTCAAATTACGAAAGGCGCAGGAAGTGTTGTTAATGGCTACGAAAGTATTTCGGGACAAATCAATACCGAATTATTAAAACCAATGGATGATATTCCATTTTTTCTAAATGCTTATGGAGATAACAGTAGCCGATTTGAACTTAATACTCATTTTAATAAAAAGTTAAACGATAAATGGGCAACTAGTTTATTGGTTCATGGGAATGGTCGTTTTGGAGAAAACGATATGAACAATGATGGTTTCTTAGATAATCCAAAAGGCAAACAATTAAACGTAACTAATCGTTGGCAGTATTCTAATCAAGAAACGGGTTGGGTTTCTTTTTTGAATGCCCGATTTATGCACGATGAGAAGTTGTCTGGAGAAATGCATTTTGATCCAGATAGAGATAAATTGACTACAAATCATTGGGGTTCAGAAATTAATACTGAACGTCTAGATTTGGCTTCAAAAATTGGTTATGTATTCAAAGATTTGCCTTTTCAAAGTATTGGTTTTCAAAATGCTTTTACATGGCATAATCAACAATCATATTATGGATTGAATCAATATGACATTAAGCAACAAAGTTTCTATTCAAATTTAATTTTCAATTCAATAATAAGTAACACAAGAAATAAATTCTCAACGGGTTTAAATTTTGCACTAGATAATTATACAGAATTTGTGAATTTAAATGATGTTAGCAGAATGGACAATTCAGTTGGAGCATTCTTTGAATATACCTATGATGATAATGATAAATTCAGTTATATTCTTGGAGGTAGAATAGACAATCATAACCGATTAGGTGCTTTTTTTACTCCAAGATTGCACGTGAAATATAATGTTCTTAAAAATAGTGTTTTGCGTTTGTCAGCAGGAAGAGGAAAGCGTGCAGCTAATATTTTTGCAGAAAATCAAACACTTTTTGCTAGCTCAAGACAATTTTCAGTTTTGGATACAAACGGAAAAATTTATGGATTAAATCCTGAAATTGCATGGAATTATGGTGTAAGTTTTACACAGAAATTCAAAATATTTTCCAAAAATGCCGATGTAACTTTAGATTTCTATAGAACTGATTTTCAAAATCAAGCAGTTGTAGATGTAATGAATTCTCCACAGCAAGTATTGTTTTATAACTTAAAAGGAAAATCATTTGCCAATAGTTTACAATTTGATTTCAATATTGAATTAATGAAGCACTTGAATGTAAGAACGGCATATAAATATTATGACATTGCTACTGATTATCTTTCGGGAACTTTTCAAAGACCATTGCAAGCCAAACATAGATTGTTTGCAAATGTTGAATATGAAACGCATATTTTAGACAAAGGACAACAATGGAAGTTCGATTTTACTACTAATTGGTTAGGAAAACAACAATTACCTTATACTGCTTCTAATCCTGAAGAAGATAGATTTCCAGAGTTTTCACCTTCATTTGCTGTAATGAATTTTCAAGTAACCAGAACTTTTTCTAGTACTTTTGAAATGTATATTGGAGGAGAAAATATTGGCAATTACAGACAAGATAAGGCAATATTAGGAAGTGATAATCCATTTGGAACAAATTTTGATGCATCAATAGTCTATGCGCCAGTTTTTGGTAATATGTATTATGCTGGATTACGATTTAAAATAAAATAA